One part of the Humulus lupulus chromosome 9, drHumLupu1.1, whole genome shotgun sequence genome encodes these proteins:
- the LOC133801551 gene encoding uncharacterized protein LOC133801551: MSVLSLPLFTITHQSKLSFPPFSKLPSKPFLLPSILCNAAASHGAKPVRASTSEPASTKSAETIAVDNADSEESTLFVIRARNQIGLLQVITRVFKVLGLSIDKASIEFEGEFFVKKFFVTDSHGNKIVDEESLEKIRNALMDAIGGDGDGDVVGPATRGVVVRRPALGMGTGERKAKAERMFALMDGFQKNDSMTLQKDILNHVEYTVARSRFSFDDFEAYQGLSHSVRDRLIERWHDTQLHFRRKDPKRVYFLSLEYLMGRSLSNSVINLGIRDEYAEALSQLGFEFEVLAEQEGDAALGNGGLARLSACQLDSLATLDYPAWGYGLRYQYGLFRQLILDGFQHEQPDYWLNFGNPWEIERVHVTYPVKFYGTVEEEVVNGKKSRVWIPGETVEAVAYDNPIPGYGTRNTITLRLWAAKPSDLYDMESYNTGDYINAVVNRQKAETISSVLYPDDRSHQGKELRLKQQYFFVSASTQDIIRRFKDGHNNFDEFPEKVALQLNDTHPSLAIAELMRVLVDEENLDWDRAWGIVCKIFSFTTHTVLAEGLEKIPVDLLGSLLPRHLEIIYDINFKFMEELKKKIGLDYNRLSRMSIVEDGAVKSIRAANLSIVCSHTVNGVSKVHFELLKTKVFKDFYELWPEKFQYKTNGVTQRRWIVVSNPSLCDLITKWLGTEAWIRNVDLLTGLRECATDADLQQEWKMVRRVNKMRLAEYIEGLSGLKVSLDAMFDVQIKRIHEYKRQLLNILGIIHRYDCIKNMNESDRRKVVPRVCIIGGKAAPGYEIAKKIIKLCHAVADKINNNSDIGDLLKLVFIPDYNVSVAELVIPGADLSQHLSTAGHEASGTGSMKFLMNGCLLLATADGSTVEIIEEIGAENMFLFGAKLDEVPILRERGPNTKVNLQFARIVRMIRDGYFGFQDYFESLCDTVEADKDFYLLGSDFGSYLEAQAAADKAFVDQEKWTEMSILSAAGSGRFSSDRTIQEYAEQTWGIEACRCPF, encoded by the exons ATGTCGGTCTTATCATTACCTTTATTCACCATTACTCATCAATCCAAGCTCTCATTCCCTCCATTTTCAAAGCTTCCAAGCAAGCCATTTCTACTACCTTCCATTCTTTGCAACGCCGCCGCTTCTCATGGAGCCAAGCCGGTGCGAGCCTCCACCAGCGAACCGGCTTCCACCAAGTCGGCTGAGACGATCGCCGTTGATAATGCTGATTCCGAAGAGTCAACTCTCTTCGTCATCCGTGCGCGTAACCAGATCGGACTACTCCAGGTTATCACAAGGGTCTTCAAAGTCCTTGGCCTGTCCATCGATAAGGCCAGCATTGAATTTGAGGGCGAATTCTTCGTTAAGAAGTTTTTCGTTACCGACTCGCACGGGAATAAGATTGTCGACGAAGAGAGCTTGGAGAAGATAAGAAATGCTCTGATGGATGCAATCGGCGGTGATGGCGACGGCGATGTGGTGGGTCCAGCGACGAGGGGTGTGGTTGTGAGGAGGCCAGCGTTGGGGATGGGGACCGGGGAGAGGAAAGCCAAAGCGGAGAGGATGTTTGCTTTGATGGATGGGTTTCAGAAGAACGATTCGATGACTCTTCAGAAGGATATTCTTAATCACGTTGAGTATACTGTTGCTAGGTCCCGCTTTAGTTTCGACGATTTTGAAGCTTATCAG GGTTTGTCGCATAGTGTGAGAGATCGGTTAATCGAACGTTGGCATGATACTCAGCTCCACTTCAGGAGGAAAGATCCTAAGCGCGTATACTTCCTCTCACTCGAGTATCTTATGG GTCGGTCCTTGTCAAATAGTGTCATCAACCTTGGTATCCGAGATGAATATGCGGAGGCTTTAAGCCAGCTTGGCTTTGAATTTGAAGTCCTTGCAGAGCAG GAAGGAGATGCTGCCCTTGGAAATGGTGGACTTGCTCGTCTTTCAGCATGCCAGTTGGATTCTCTAGCAACTTTGGACTATCCTGCATGGGG TTATGGACTTCGCTACCAATATGGATTATTTCGCCAGCTAATTCTGGATGGTTTCCAACATGAACAACCTGACTACTGGTTGAATTTTGGAAATCCTTGGGAGATAGAGCGAGTTCATGTAACATATCCAGTGAAG TTCTATGGAACTGTTGAAGAGGAAGTCGTGAACGGGAAAAAAAGTAGAGTTTGGATCCCTGGAGAAACG GTTGAAGCTGTAGCTTATGACAATCCTATTCCTGGCTATGGAACAAGGAATACGATTACACTACGCCTTTGGGCTGCTAAACCAAGTGATCTATATGATATG GAGTCTTATAATACTGGAGATTACATAAATGCTGTTGTCAATAGACAGAAAGCAGAAACAATAAGTAGCGTCTTGTATCCTGATGACCGCTCTCATCAG GGGAAGGAACTTAGATTGAAGCAGCAATATTTCTTTGTCTCAGCATCCACACAGGACATCATTCGAAGATTCAAAGATGGTCACAATAACTTTGATGAGTTTCCAGAGAAG GTTGCTCTACAGTTGAATGATACTCATCCATCACTTGCCATAGCTGAACTCATGAGAGTTCTTGTTGATGAAGAGAATTTGGATTGGGATAGAGCATGGGGCATTGTTTGCAAAATCTTCTCCTTCACAACACACACAGTATTGGCAGAAGGACTTGAAAAAATCCCCGTTGATTTACTTGGCAGTCTACTTCCTCGCCATTTGGAA attatatatgacattaatttcaaatttatgGAAGAATTGAAGAAGAAGATAGGTTTAGATTACAATCGTCTGTCCCGAATGTCAATTGTTGAAGACGGTGCTGTGAAG AGTATTCGGGCGGCGAACCTATCAATTGTTTGTTCCCATACTGTAAATGGTGTTTCAAAAGTACATTTTGAGTTATTAAAGACCAAGGTGTTCAAG GACTTCTATGAGCTGTGGCCTGAGAAATTTCAGTACAAGACAAATGGTGTAACTCAG CGACGATGGATTGTAGTAAGCAATCCCAGTCTTTGTGATCTTATCACAAAATGGCTTGGAACAGAAGCTTGGATTCGCAATGTTGACCTTCTGACTGGCCTCCGAGAATGTGCTACAGATGCAGATCTACAGCAAGAATGGAAGATG GTTAGGAGGGTTAATAAAATGAGGCTTGCAGAATACATTGAAGGGCTGAGTGGTTTAAAG GTCAGTTTAGACGCAATGTTTGATGTACAGATCAAGCGAATACATGAGTACAAAAGACAGTTGCTTAATATCCTCGGCATTATCCATCGATATGATTGTATCAAG AATATGAATGAGAGTGACAGGAGGAAGGTTGTACCGCGTGTCTGCATAATTGGAGGGAAAGCTGCTCCTGGATATGAGATTGCAAAAAAGATTATCAAACTTTGTCATGCTGTTGCAGACAAAATTAACAATAATAGTGATATTGGAGATCTCCTAAAGCTG GTTTTTATACCTGATTACAATGTATCTGTTGCTGAGTTGGTGATACCAGGGGCTGACCTTTCACAGCACTTGAG CACTGCAGGGCATGAGGCCTCAGGAACTGGTAGCATGAAATTTCTTATGAATGGATGTCTACTCTTAGCTACAGCTGATGGTTCAACAGTTGAAATTATTGAAGAAATTGGGGCAGAAAATATG TTTTTGTTTGGTGCAAAGCTGGATGAAGTTCCCATCTTGCGTGAGAGAGGACCCAACACGAAAGTGAATCTGCAATTTGCACGGATCGTGAG AATGATCAGAGATGGTTATTTTGGCTTTCAAGACTATTTTGAGTCACTATGTGATACTGTGGAGGCTGATAAGGACTTCTACCTCCTTGGTTCTGATTTTGGAAGCTATCTAGAGGCACAG GCTGCTGCCGATAAAGCATTCGTCGATCAAGAGAAGTGGACCGAGATGAGCATTCTTAGTGCTGCTGGATCGGGAAGGTTTAGCAGTGACCGAACAATCCAGGAGTATGCTGAACAGACATGGGGGATAGAAGCGTGCAGGTGTCCTTTCTGA
- the LOC133801548 gene encoding uncharacterized protein LOC133801548: MDEETTWEERFHALTHILTSPTNSPSLHSQFFISTQIPCYLNWDYPPVLCKKYSKTFPSLDLKWGISLFLKRVSRFGLPETSWRSKCPFLQPPPLILAKGVEEAQWGEEQRRQYFRKRLRRKPLLTNINPFIPILVPNLLLFSLLLWDPDLPDAK, from the coding sequence atggatgaagaGACAACATGGGAGGAGAGATTTCATGCCCTAACTCATATCCTAACAAGCCCCACAAACTCACCATCTCTTCACTCACAGTTCTTCATCTCCACCCAAATACCATGCTACCTAAACTGGGACTACCCACCAGTCCTCTGCAAAAAATATTCCAAAACTTTCCCATCTCTGGATTTGAAATGGGGTATCTCTCTGTTCCTGAAAAGGGTTTCCAGATTTGGTCTCCCTGAGACCTCTTGGAGGTCCAAATGCCCATTCCTTCAGCCGCCGCCATTGATTCtggctaaaggagttgaagaagcTCAGTGGGGTGAAGAACAGAGAAGACAGTATTTCAGAAAAAGACTCAGAAGGAAACCCCTTCTGACCAATATCAACCCTTTCATTCCTATTCTAGTTCCCAATCTGTTATTGTTTTCTCTTTTGCTCTGGGACCCTGATCTTCCCGATGCCAAATga
- the LOC133801549 gene encoding uncharacterized protein LOC133801549 — MAIVQFFVFFLFPAFSSSLFAISETATISENDSFRDLQQIKLKIAHLESKHEEIIRNLNEKGLHIEEQDKLVEQLSHKIQLLESTVSNFQSNERIKALEEKIKALEEEVQQLWASSRKNNFDIHVLKSKSYEAQEKLKMVASKAEKMADIVTEQWIQIQQLEQALHIAERRTLKARRSLIYSRCSFLRFINKLLGGHLQNGLDVLDPYILQSKRVFAVAKEYHHELQRFIKHEMEKNKFTAALANWELVFFMASALVTFPIFSAWVLLSSRLH, encoded by the exons ATGGCGATCGTTCAATTCTTCGTCTTCTTTCTCTTTCCCGCCTTTTCTTCTTCCCTTTTCGCTATCTCCGAAACGGCTACGATTTCTGAGAACGACAGCTTCCGAGATTTGCAGCAAATCAAGCTCAAGATCGCTCACTTAG AGTCGAAACATGAGGAAATTATCCGGAATCTGAATGAAAAAGGACTTCACATTGAAGAACAGGACAAACTTGTTGAGCAACTGTCTCATAAGATCCAGCTTTTGGAGTCTACTGTCTCGAATTTTCAG AGCAACGAAAGGATTAAGGCATTGGAAGAAAAAATTAAGGCATTGGAAGAAGAG GTGCAACAACTCTGGGCTTCTTCAAGAAAGAACAACTTCGATATTCATGTTTTAAAGTCTAAATCATATGAGGCTCAGGAAAAATTGAAAATGGTTGCCTCTAAAGCTGAGAAG ATGGCTGACATTGTTACAGAACAATGGATTCAAATTCAGCAACTTGAGCAGGCTCTTCATATTGCTGAA AGGCGGACTTTGAAAGCTAGGAGGAGCTTAATTTACTCTAGATGCTCTTTCTTGAGG TTCATAAACAAACTATTGGGCGGCCATCTTCAAAACGGGCTTGACGTACTAGACCCTTATATACTTCAGTCTAAAAGAGTCTTTGCGGTGGCTAAAGAGTATCACCATGAG TTACAACGCTTCATCAAACACGAAATGGAGAAGAACAAATTTACCGCTGCTCTTGCCAATTGGGAATTGGTATTTTTCATG GCTTCTGCTTTAGTTACTTTCCCAATATTTAGTGCTTGGGTGCTACTCTCCTCACGGCTGCACTAG